In Populus nigra chromosome 1, ddPopNigr1.1, whole genome shotgun sequence, one genomic interval encodes:
- the LOC133704460 gene encoding polyphenol oxidase, chloroplastic-like, with protein sequence MTCHPRNQSGPTFDDVANARIIVAGVAIADWTDDMSDDYITQCELVTLPSESDPSNCCPPISTKIKNFKFPSASSPMRIRPAAHLVDKAYVAKYAKAIALMKSLPDDDPRSFKSQADVHCAYCDGAYHQAGFPDLDLQIHFSWLFFPWHRLYLYYFERMLGKLIDDPTFALLFWNWDAPAGMQMPAIFTDPKSPLYDPLRDANHQPPTLLDLNYAKGDANPDPAKAEELYASNLNVMYRQMVSGATKPPLFFGKPYRAGYDPSPGMGTIETTPHTQIHIWTGDPNQTKGENMGNFYSAGRDPIFYCHHSNADRMWDLWKKIPGGKRKDFEDPDWLSSEFLFWDENKELVRMKVKDTLDTKKLRYGFQDVPIPWLKTRATPKLTRQEKSRRSAKKSVVLTPIRAFPVVLDKVIRVEVSRPNKSRSATEKEDEDEVLVIEGIEYEENQLIKFDVLVNDEPDSPDGPDKSEFAGSFVNVPHKHAKKSKTTMVFGDYRTGGDFVTVANVKIEFVAD encoded by the exons ATGACGTGTCATCCACGTAATCAATCTGGGCCCACCTTTGATGATGTGGCAAATGCACGCATAATTGTGGCTGGCGTGGCAATTGCTGACTGGACTGATGACATGTCAGATGACT ACATTACCCAATGTGAGCTAGTTACCCTGCCATCCGAAAGTGACCCCTCGAACTGTTGCCCTCCAATATCCACAAAGATCAAAAACTTCAAATTCCCTTCTGCTTCCTCCCCAATGCGCATTAGACCTGCTGCTCATTTAGTTGATAAAGCCTACGTAGCTAAATACGCCAAAGCCATTGCACTCATGAAAAGTCTTCCTGACGATGATCCACGTAGCTTCAAGAGCCAAGCCGACGTTCATTGTGCTTATTGTGATGGTGCTTATCACCAAGCAGGCTTTCCTGATTTAGACCTTCAAATTCACTTCTCGTGGCTCTTCTTTCCCTGGCATAGACTCTATTTATACTACTTCGAAAGAATGTTGGGTAAACTGATTGATGATCCAACTTTCGCTTTGCTTTTCTGGAATTGGGATGCCCCTGCCGGCATGCAAATGCCAGCCATTTTTACTGACCCCAAATCACCACTTTATGACCCCCTTCGCGACGCGAATCACCAACCTCCGACACTGCTTGATCTTAATTACGCGAAAGGAGATGCGAATCCAGACCCTGCAAAAGCAGAGGAATTGTATGCAAGCAATCTTAACGTAATGTACAGGCAAATGGTGTCCGGTGCGACGAAGCCTCCTCTCTTTTTTGGAAAACCATATCGTGCTGGTTATGATCCAAGTCCTGGAATGGGTACAATTGAGACCACCCCACACACTCAGATTCACATCTGGACCGGCGACCCCAATCAAACTAAAGGGGAAAATATGGGCAATTTCTACTCAGCAGGGAGAGATCCCATATTTTATTGTCATCACTCGAACGCCGACCGAATGTGGGACTTGTGGAAGAAAATACCAGGAGGCAAGCGAAAGGATTTCGAGGATCCTGATTGGCTTAGTTCAGAGTTTCTTTTCTGGGATGAGAATAAAGAGCTGGTTCGAATGAAGGTTAAAGATACTCTTGACACCAAGAAGCTAAGATATGGCTTTCAAGATGTTCCTATTCCTTGGCTGAAAACAAGAGCAACACCAAAATTAACAAGGCAGGAAAAATCACGTCGTTCAGCTAAAAAAAGCGTTGTATTAACACCAATTAGAGCATTCCCTGTTGTCTTGGATAAAGTCATAAGAGTGGAGGTTTCCAGGCCAAATAAATCAAGAAGCGCGACggagaaagaagatgaagatgaagtttTAGTTATTGAAGGGATTGAGTAcgaagaaaatcaattaattaagttcGATGTCCTCGTCAACGATGAACCTGATTCACCTGATGGACCAGACAAGTCCGAGTTTGCAGGAAGTTTCGTCAATGTGCCTCACAAGcatgcaaaaaaatcaaagacaacTATGGTATTTGGGGATTACAGGACTGGTGGTGATTTTGTTACCGTTGCCAATGTCAAGATTGAGTTTGTCGCTGACTGA